From the genome of uncultured Methanobacterium sp.:
CACTGTCATGAGCATTACCAGTGCAGTGGAGATGAGCATCCAGGCGGTGTCACCACTATTTAAAACAGGGTCCATTGATTTTTTCCTCCTTTATTCATCTTATATTTAACTTTAGTTTTTTCAAAGATATTTGTAAACAAAGATACAAACACTATTTTTTTATTTATTAGAGATATTCTGGTGGTTATGGGCTTAGGTCAAAGGCCTAAAGCACTTTTTTCCTATTTTTTCATTTTAGTATTTCATGAAAAATTCACCCCATCTACCGGATATCGGAAGCATACTTCCGACAACTGATCATTGTACCTTCCTCCTTATAAATGTTTTGGTTAAAATGTAACGAAAAAACAATGCCCTGGTTTTGACAGGTTTTCAGGGTGATCCTTTAAGGTTAGTACACTAAATTAGGAGAATTATTTAAAAAAATTGTCTATTTAAAAAATTGCAACAATTGGTGAATAAACTTAATGGATTGTTGGAGTAAGATTACTGAATATCTTATAGTAATATACAGAATAGCTTATAGTAAATTTATAGAATATTAAAAAAAATTAAAGAGAATAAGGGTAAAAAAGATAAAAAATGGGAAACAAACAGTTTTTAAATATTATATTGCTTTATCTCCCCGTTCTCCGGTACGGATTCGTATTACTTCTTCTACTGGGGATATAAATATCTTCCCATCTCCAATGCAGCCAGTCTGGGCGCTTTTGACAATGGTGTCTACGATCCCGTCCACATCCTCGGTTTTTGCCACAATTTCCAGTTGAGTTTTAGGGAGCAGATCTACTTTGTAGTCAGTGCCTCGGTAACTTTCAGTAATTCCTAACTGTATTCCCCGTCCTTTAACTTCTTTGACTGTCAGCCCATGGCAACCAATTTCTTCCAGAGCCTGTTTAACATCTTCTAGTTTATCGGGTCTGATGATAGTTATGATTTTTTTCATTTCATCACCTCTATGATCTCTATAAGGGTGTATGGCAGCTTTGTATTTTTAAAGCTGCCTATGATAGTCTGTAACCGGATTCCTCATGTTGGTTAAGATCCAGTCCCTGGATTTCATGATCATCCTCAACCCTCAATCCTATGGTCATGTCAATAACTTTGGCAATAACTAGGGTTAATATGAATGAATAAGCTCCGATTATGACTATTGCCAGGAGTTGAATACCAATTTGACCGGCATTACCTGCAATCAGCCCTCCTTTAATGGCACTGTTTATGAAGGGTGTTGCAAAGATACCTACAGCTAAGGTTCCAACAATACCACAGACACCGTGTATTCCAAATACATCCAGAGCATCATCGTAACCTAAACGTGGTTTCAAGTGTGAAACAGCGTAGTAAGAGATTATTGATGCAACGAAACCAATTATAATGGCAGATGTAACGTTAACGTAACCGGCAGCGGGTGTTATTGCAGCTAAACCTGCTATAGCTCCGGATAAAGCACCTAATAATGTTGGTTTTCCAGTGTTTAGTTTATCCATCAGTACCCAGGCCAGCATTCCCACACAGGCCGAGATGTTGGTAACGATCATTGCGGAAACTGCTAAATTTGTAGCTCCCAATGCTGAACCTGCGTTAAATCCGAACCAGCCGAACCATAGTAGTCCTGTACCAATTACAGAGTAACCAAGGTGATGGGGTAATAATCTTGAATTTTTACGTACACCTAAAAGCAATACCAGTGCCAGGGCAGCTACACCTGAACTTAAGTGAACCACGGTACCTCCAGCAAAGTCCAATGCTCCCCACTGGGCTAAGAATCCTCCGCCCCACATCCAGTGAGCTACTGGAAGGTATACCAGGGTTAACCATACTGGAACAAAGACCAGCCATGCTGAGAATTTCATACGTTCTACTATTGCCCCTGATATCAGGGCCACAGTTATGGCAGCAAAGGTCATCTGGAATATGGCGTATAGTCCCGTGGGGATGGTGGGTGCCAGGGCAGCCAGGGAGTTTGATTCAACAACCCCTCCGAAAAATGGGTTAGTCAGAGCACCAATCACTCCCATAACATCACTTCCAAAGGCCAAGTCGTATCCATATATGAACCATAGTACACTCACAATTGAAAATGTGATGAATGAAAGGAACATTGTGTTTAAAACGTTTTCTCGGCGAATAAGCCCTCCGTAAAATAGTGCAACTCCAGGTATAGTCATAAGAATTACCAGAGCAGTGGATATTAACATCCAGGCAGTATCACCACTACTAAGAATAGGATCCATTAATTTTTCCTCCTTTATATAAAACAGTCTATTTTTGTTGTTTTTCCACTTTCAACAGTATAGGATCTCCTCCATTTTTGCCCAGTTGATCCATTAAAAGTTACCGGAATTCACTGGCAATAGGATGGGGGAAACATACTTCCGATTATGGATTTTGTTATATATAACTTTTGCCCTTAAAAGTTAGAAAAAAGAATTTAATGATTTTAAACTTAATATTAACTGGTTTAATTTAATATTTAGCCAATGAAAAATAGTAATTCAAATTCAAATCAGTTTTCCTTATAGAAAAATTTAGTATAATAGTTATGTTTTGAAAATGTGATTAAAAAATCTTATTAAAATTGTATGAAAAATTTTTATTTAAAATTTATTTAAATTTCATCAAAAATTAATTAAATATAAAATAAAAGAAGATAAGGAGTTTGTATTTCTCTAACTCCTTATTGGTGCTTCCAGACCGGCCATTTTTACTCCGGTCATGGCAGAGGATTCTACAGTTAGAGCCCGCAGGTCATCCTTCTCTAGTTTTAGAAGATCGGTGTTACCGGCCTGTTGTGTTAGCATCACTGCTTCTTCAGTCATGGCTTCAATGTAACGGGCCACTCTTTTACCTCCTTCCATGTAATCTAGTCTACGGCGTAGCTGAGGATTCTGGGTGGCAATTCCCTTACGGCAGGTTCCAGCGTAACACATCTGACAGACTCTGCAGCCAATACTTACCAGGGCACTGGTGGCAATGTAACAAGCATCAGCTCCTAATGCTAGGGCCTTGGCAACATCGGCACCGTTTCTTATTCCTCCGGCAGCAATCAGGCTTACTTCTTCCCTCAGGTTTATATGCTTTAAGGCTTCATCGGCTTCAACTATGGCTGCTATGGTGGGTACTCCACTGTGTTCCGTTACCACATCTGGTCCGGCTCCGGTTCCTCCCTGCATACCATCCACCACTATGGCATCGGCTCCTGCTTTGGCTGCGATTTTTACATCGTCACTGACCCTTCCACTGGTGAATTTCACCATGATGGGTACTTTCCAGTCGGTGATTTCCCTAAGCTGGCTGATCTTCATTGAGAGATCCTCGGGTCCCACAATGTCCATGTGCCTGGCAGGGCTCAGTGCATCGGTACCTTCCGGTATCATCCTGATTTTGGAGACCTCGGCAGTGACTTTTTCTCCCAGTAAGTGTCCGCCCATACCAGATTTTGCTCCCTGCCCTATTTTGATCTCCACTGCATCGGAGTTGTTGAGGTAATCTGCACTGACACCGAAACGACCGGAAGCGTACTGGGCAATGAGTTTTTTAGCATATTTCCGTTCTTCTGGAAGCATTCCCCCTTCACCGGTATTGGTGGCGGTGCCAGCCAGGGTGGAGCCCATGGCCAGGGCGATCTTGGCTTCTTTGGAGAGAGCTCCGAAACTCATGGCAGCGATCATGATGGGTGTATCAATAACCAGTGGGTTTTCAGCGTAACGGCTTCCCAGAACTACCCTGGTGTTGCAGGGTTCCCGGTACTTATCTATTGGTGGTCTGGAAACCTGTGCTGGTACTATTACCAGGTCGTCAAAGGTGGGTATAACCCTGGTGGCACCGCATCCCCTAACTTTGTAGGATCCTTCGGTTGATTTACGGTTTATCTCCACCAGATCAGTTAAACTCCACACGTTCCTCCGGTCTTCTGGAACAGCGTTAACCTCAATAGCTTGATTGGGGCACATCTCTTCACATATACGACAGCCCACACAGTTTTCATGGTGTAATGGGAATGGTTCATCATTCACTATTTCGTACACGTCGTGGGGACAGTTGTTGTAGCAGGAGTAACAGTTCTGACACAGTTTTTCATCCCGGTTGTCACAGAGGTACCAGCAGCAACCAGGACGGTCGAAGTTTCTCTTGCAGAGTTCCTGATTTCGTTCAATCTTAAAAGGCATCTATGACACCTCCTTTTTAGAATCTGTTTTGGGATTCATTTTATGGTTACTTTTAAGTACTTTGAAAACTGGGGCGGCAGAGTATTTGGTGCCGGCAGCTTTTGTAACATCTTCAGTTTTTGATGTTATGATTGCCTCTGGTTTCCATGGATTATCATCCATTTTATCCACAACAATTACTTCATCAGTTATATTTCCATCTAAAATGTAATTTAAGAGGGCAGTTGCCACTCCTCCATCCTGACCATCCACACCATCTGCACGGGCAGACACAATCTTAATATAATTTCCCAGTGCTTTCTGATCCAGGTCACGGCTAAGGACTTCCTGGGACAGGTAAGTGCGGGGGCAGGCCACATAACACAGATTACATTCTGGTGGACAGGTTCCCTTCAACTGAGGTTTACGGTCTTCAATGGATACTATGTTCTCTGGGCACACGTAATAACAGGCTCCGCAGAGCACACAGCTACCCACATCAACCACATCTGACTTTAAGTCCTTAAACTGGCAGGATGAGACTTCTTCTGTGAACTCTTCATCGTTGATATACCGCCGGTAGAGAACTGGTCTGGCCACAGATTCCCTCTTTTTTATCTCTGCCCTGTTTTCTGTTTTCTTTTTATTGGCTAACTTCTCCAGTAGTACGAGGCCTGACTCTTCAATGGATTTGGTTTTAATATAACCTTCAGCTTCAGCTTTATTCAAAGCTTTAAGTCCTTTTTTTGTTCTGGCAATGACAGTGGACCATCCTGGAGCCGAACCCACGGATCCCACCGATAGGTCAGCCAGTTCTGAGGTGTAATCCATACATACCTGACAGTTTTTCCTCATACAGACTTTGGCCTGGGATAATGGAACTTTAAATACATCCCCATTTTTAAGGTAAGCCCAGAGGTGTCCTTTTTCCACTCTGAACTGGCCAATATCATCCATTTCAATGTTATTCTGCTTCAAGAACTCTTTTAGGTAAGTATGGGAGAAGTTTTCCATGCAGAAAAGTCCTAACTTGAAATCTACTGGAGAATCTCCCAGAATATCTGAGTAGTGGTCCATTTTTTCAGAGGCAATGATATGGCAGGGAGTTCCCACTAGAGTAACACTCTTCTGGTTGTTATCAGTCATTATTTTCCCTCCTCTGATTCCTGGCCATAGAATGGCCGGGCACTGCGTGGTACTATTTTACGGAAGTTCTGGTATTTTTCTTCATCCAGATGGAAGTCATATTCTTCCAGAAGTTCCCTTAATTCTTCCCTTTCTTCCCCTTCCAATTCTTCTACCTTGGCGTTTTTACCAAGACTTTTAATGTTGCCGCCCACGTAAATGGTTCCTCTGATTATGGATTCACCTGCATCATCGGAGATGTCTCCCAGAACAATTATACGGCCACCCATCATGAACAGGCCGCTCATGAATCCTGAGTTTCCACCTATGATGATAGTTCCGTTTTTCATGATTTCCCCGGTACGGGCGCCTACACTTTTACGCACCACAACTGTGCCACCGTAAATGCCCTGACCCACTCCGTCTCCGGCTGAACCATCAATGATGACTTCCCCTTCTGTCATGTTATCTGCCGGGAACCAGCCAGCATTTCCATTGATGTGCACTCTGGCACCGTGGATCATGGTGCCGACGAAGTAACCTGCTGACCCATCAATTAATAAATCAACGGATTCTGTTAGTCCTGCTGCTATGTAATGCATGGCGTTAGGATTTTCAATTATGATACGGTCATTTTCAGGGGCTGCCTTTTTAATGGCTCGATTAAGCTCCCGGGATGATTTTTGTTGAGCGTTTATTCTGAATTCCTGCATTTTTCCACATCCTAAATGGTGTAAGCACGAGTTTCCCCTGGTGATATCTGTTCAATATCTGAAGTGTCCATAACTTCCCTCAGGGCCACTTCTTCTGAGGCAATGGCAAAGACTTCATCGTTTTCTGCCATAACACCCGGTCTGAGACCCAGCTGGTCCTTGGCAATTCCCACTCCGTTGGGTGTACCTACAATATATGAGAATGGACCATCCATGTCCTTCACAGACTGTTCCAGTGCTTCTTCCAGGCTGTAATCCTGGGATAATTTATCGGCAATGTAATGCACGATACACTCGGTATCGTTGTTTGTCTCGAAGATGTGCCCTTTACGTTCCAATGGATCTCTTATCTTCCAGTAGTTAGTTATCTGACCATTGTGAACCACGGTGATATCCGGGATAATATAACTTTGGAAGGGGTGGGCATGGTACCGGTCCACTATACTTTCGGTGGAGAAACGGGTATGGCCAATGGCGTGGGTGCCCATTTTATCCTCGGTGTTGTAACGGGCAGCTATATCCTTAACCAGTCCCACATCCTTGATCATTTCAAAGGAATGGGCTCCATTTAGGACAATCACATCGTCAATTTTATCAACATCCATAATCAGTGGTTTCAATTGTGAAAATGATTCTAAATTGACTTTACATCGGTATATGATGTAATTTTCGACTGATGGGATGATTTCTTCGCTTTCAATTGGGAAAGCGGTGTTGACGGTGGTTTTAACTTCGTCTAAGAGTCCTGCTTTTTCTTTAACTTCAATGTTTAACAGATATTCATGTTCTCGCAGTCCGAGACCACCGTACAGTGCGAATCCTGCTGAATCGGGACCTCTGTGCTGGAGAGCGTCAAGCATGCGGGTCATGAATTTACCCACTGGGTGAAGGTTTTTATCTTTAAATACCACTCCTGCTATTCCACACAATTTAATACCTCCTTTATGAAATATTCGTGAATTCGAGTATCACTAGTAAGTTCTGGGTGAAATGCAGTGGCTAAATGATTTTTATATGCCACGGCAATGATTTTATCATGGATCTGTCCCAGTACAACTGCCTCATCTTTTACATCTTGGGCATAAGGTGCTCTGATGAAAACTCCGGGGTAGGGGTCTTCAATGGTTTTGAGCTTTAATTCGGCTTCAAATGACAGTTTTTGTCGTCCAAAACCGTTTCTCTTAACTTTCATAGGTATTAATCCCAGTAGGGGTTGCTCGTAGTCTGTTTCTTGACCTAACAACACCATACCTGCACAAGTACCCAGTACGGGTATTTGGTTCTCTTTAATGACCGTGTCAATAGTGTTTTCTTTTATAAGTCTTCCGATTACAGTGCTTTCCCCTCCAGAAATAACAATTCCATTACACTCTGCTACTTCTGAGGCAGTTTTAACCTTTAAAACATCTGCTTTCAGGTTCATTTTTGTTACGGCTTTTTCGGTCATTAATTGGTGTTCGGAAACGTCTCCCTGCAAGTCTAAAATACCTATTTTCATCATGTTTATGCCTTTGTTAGATCATTTTGTTGATAAGTAATTGATATTTACCAAACATAGAATATAAAGTTACCGGAAATCATATTCCGATTAGTCATAAATTTGAAACAAAATTCCTAATACTTTAATAATTTTATACAATGTTTAAAATTTGAGTGTAAATTGAATTATAACTGAACAGTTATATAAATTTTTCAGGAGTAGAAAGTTGAATGAAAAGTCTCCAATTTAATCACGGATATTACATTTATTGAATTTATTAAGTTTATTTAGAAAATTAAGATAATTAAATATTATAATTGGATTTTAACAAGATTAATTAGCCATTAGTTAATTTTAATTGTATTTAAATCATCATTAACTTGTTTTGATTAATGTATATGAGTTGTTATAGAATAAACAATATTTACTTACCTGTTATTGATAAAAAAGTGTATTTTAATCCTTTTTATTTTGGATTTAGAAAATCATAAATGACTGGAAGATCACTATTATTAATTGTTAATAAGTGATTTTTTTAGTGTAAAAAGAGGGTGATTTAATGGTTGAACTCTATGAAAAAATGGTTCAAGAAGCAATGATGGCTCAAAAAGCCGATGTAGAAACTATTAAAAATAAGAGAGGAACTAAATTCCACATTAAAGATACCAAAGCCTATCTTGATGTGGTTCAGAAAATGGAAGCAACTGCTGAACAATCTGAATCAGTGATCAACCTCCATGTAAATTCTGTTAAGGCACATTACGACATCTTAAACAGCTTAACAGATACCATAAGACCAGAAGACGATCCTTTCGTTGAACACTATCAAACTCCAGTGGTACTGGAAATACTTCGCGATGAAGACCCTGAGTTTGAAGTGAGTCTTAATAAATTCATAGATGCCATAAAAAAATCAGAAGCCTTAATTGGTAAAGAAGTTGTCCGAAGGTACGGTGGATTCTACGGACCAACCTGTGTGGTTGATTTTGCCCTTATGCCAGGCAGTACCAGTAACACCATAAATCGAATAGTTAAAACCGTGGATATACCTTTAAAACATAAACAGGCCATATTATCTGCTAAATCATGGGGTATGAACACTTCCTATGGTGTTGGTGAAGTTTTCGCCAATGAAATTGAAGGTGGAACAACAGTAGCCCAGGCTGTAGAGAAAGAAATAGCAGAGATCCAGAACATTTACCAGAACCCGGTGGAAGCTCAGGCTGAACTCATGGATAATGCTGGACACACATCATTTGATGTTCGAAAATACATGGCCCAGTACAGAGAAAAAATGGAAGATACCGTAATAGCAGCTATGAATGATGATGTGCACTACGGTAACATCCTGACAGTCCCCGCATACTGTGTGGGTGACATATCTCACCACATTGCTCAATCAACCTTCAACATGTGTAAAGATGATGTGACAATGGCCATAATTGAAGCCACCACCAATGTGATGGATGCCACACTAAAACAGGCCCTCCCAGACTTCAAGAGTGAATATGAAGTACTATCACTGGCAACAGGATCATCGGCCTGTGCAGTGGAGTATATATTGGAACTTGATGGATTCAACGCACCAACAGTGGTGGATCTGTTGACTAAAAGGTTCCACAACTACGTGCAACTTTATCCCACCCGGGGTGCAGCTGCAGAACTGCACAACAGTGATTTCATGGACATGATCTACCGTGGATGGGGACACCTGGACCAGGCTCGAAAGGTTCGTAATGGTTCTGCAGGTGCATTGATACCTACAGTAGCTGGATTCAAAGTAGACCTGGAACCAGTCCACCAGAACGAAGTGATTATGAACCCGCAGCGTTACACTTACCCTGCATGTGCCATAACTGTCAGGTTCTCCTCTTTAATGAGGCTGGCTGATTACCCATGCCTTTTAACCAGTGAACCGGTAACTGCCACCTTGATGACCAACATCATAGCCCTGCACAAGGAAAGCCCAGCTTCCCCTGCAAGAACCTGTAAAAACTGTGCATCAGCATCACTGGTAGACTTCAGACACAATCACTGCCAGTGGAAAGAAGCAGTATAACCCGGGGAATAGGTTAACTCAATTGACGGGAATTTAAAGGTAGTGTTTGGTTATCATTTACCATCAGTACACTGAATTTGGTACAATTGATGGGTATACTTGGTTAGCTAAATTGGGTAAACAAATCGGTTAAACCAATATAAGTACACTAAACCATCAACCAAACCCTCAACTACCTATTTATCCCATTTTTTTAAGTAATTTTTAGTAAAAAACATGAATTTCAGGGGGTAGAAAATGAAATGTTATATCTGTGCAGAGGAAGGCAAATCCACTGATGCAGTTGCCATCTGTATAGTATGTGGTATGGGATTGTGCATGGATCATGCCATCCGACAGGAAAATGAGGTATGGACTGGGGGATATCCTTTCCCTGCAGAAAAACTCAAAGAAACCTTACCCAGAATACTGTGCAAGTACTGTAATCTAGCCTTAAAAAAAGGTAATCCTAAAGGAGGATAACTAAAATGTTCTCATTGATGAAACGTTCGGTTGCAGAACTTATTGGAACATTTATCCTTGTTTTTTTTGGTACAGGAGCAGCAATTATAACCCTGATGATAAGTTCTGGTCAAACGCCTCCTAACTCCTTTAACATTGGCATAGGTGTTTTGGGGGGCCTTGGTGATTGGTTAGCTATTGGTTTGGCCTTTGGACTGGCTATAACTGCGTGTATATATGCATTTGGAAGGATATCGGGTTGTCATATTAATCCAGCAGTGACTCTGGCACTGTGGTCTGTGAAAAAATTCCCCTCACGTGATGTTGGCCCATACATACTTGCTCAACTTATAGGAGCAGCACTGGCCAGCTTTGCCCTGGCCTACATCATCGGAATGAGCGCAGTAACCACCGGTGGATTGGGTGCTACTGCACCATTTCAGGGTATTGGTTACATCCAGGCCATCGTGGCAGAAGCCATTGGAACATTCCTTCTTATGCTGGTCATAATGGGAGTTGCAGTGGACAGGGAAGCTCCTCCCGGATTTGCCGGTTTGATCATTGGGTTAACTGTTGCTGGTGTGATAACAACTCTAGGAAACATCACTGGAGCATCCTTGAATCCTGCCAGGACATTTGGACCATATTTGGGTGATCTGGTTATGGGAGGTTCTAACCTCTGGGCATATTTCCCCATATATATTATAGGTCCAATAGTGGGAGCTATTTTAGCTGCATTTGTTTACAGCTATCTTTCAGAGGAGACAGTATAACTGCAGTTAGAAGGACATTGTAGAACTTGAGTTAGGGAGGAGTAGAACTTGAGTGATGGGAGGTAGAACTAAAGTTAGGGGAGACCGTGGAATTACAGTCTCCTTCCCTGCTTTTTTTAATCAGGTTTATTTAAACAGGTTTATTTAAAAAA
Proteins encoded in this window:
- a CDS encoding MIP/aquaporin family protein, with the protein product MFSLMKRSVAELIGTFILVFFGTGAAIITLMISSGQTPPNSFNIGIGVLGGLGDWLAIGLAFGLAITACIYAFGRISGCHINPAVTLALWSVKKFPSRDVGPYILAQLIGAALASFALAYIIGMSAVTTGGLGATAPFQGIGYIQAIVAEAIGTFLLMLVIMGVAVDREAPPGFAGLIIGLTVAGVITTLGNITGASLNPARTFGPYLGDLVMGGSNLWAYFPIYIIGPIVGAILAAFVYSYLSEETV
- a CDS encoding DUF2180 family protein; its protein translation is MKCYICAEEGKSTDAVAICIVCGMGLCMDHAIRQENEVWTGGYPFPAEKLKETLPRILCKYCNLALKKGNPKGG
- a CDS encoding Coenzyme F420 hydrogenase/dehydrogenase, beta subunit C-terminal domain → MTDNNQKSVTLVGTPCHIIASEKMDHYSDILGDSPVDFKLGLFCMENFSHTYLKEFLKQNNIEMDDIGQFRVEKGHLWAYLKNGDVFKVPLSQAKVCMRKNCQVCMDYTSELADLSVGSVGSAPGWSTVIARTKKGLKALNKAEAEGYIKTKSIEESGLVLLEKLANKKKTENRAEIKKRESVARPVLYRRYINDEEFTEEVSSCQFKDLKSDVVDVGSCVLCGACYYVCPENIVSIEDRKPQLKGTCPPECNLCYVACPRTYLSQEVLSRDLDQKALGNYIKIVSARADGVDGQDGGVATALLNYILDGNITDEVIVVDKMDDNPWKPEAIITSKTEDVTKAAGTKYSAAPVFKVLKSNHKMNPKTDSKKEVS
- the pdxT gene encoding pyridoxal 5'-phosphate synthase glutaminase subunit PdxT; its protein translation is MMKIGILDLQGDVSEHQLMTEKAVTKMNLKADVLKVKTASEVAECNGIVISGGESTVIGRLIKENTIDTVIKENQIPVLGTCAGMVLLGQETDYEQPLLGLIPMKVKRNGFGRQKLSFEAELKLKTIEDPYPGVFIRAPYAQDVKDEAVVLGQIHDKIIAVAYKNHLATAFHPELTSDTRIHEYFIKEVLNCVE
- a CDS encoding ammonium transporter, yielding MDPILSSGDTAWMLISTALVILMTIPGVALFYGGLIRRENVLNTMFLSFITFSIVSVLWFIYGYDLAFGSDVMGVIGALTNPFFGGVVESNSLAALAPTIPTGLYAIFQMTFAAITVALISGAIVERMKFSAWLVFVPVWLTLVYLPVAHWMWGGGFLAQWGALDFAGGTVVHLSSGVAALALVLLLGVRKNSRLLPHHLGYSVIGTGLLWFGWFGFNAGSALGATNLAVSAMIVTNISACVGMLAWVLMDKLNTGKPTLLGALSGAIAGLAAITPAAGYVNVTSAIIIGFVASIISYYAVSHLKPRLGYDDALDVFGIHGVCGIVGTLAVGIFATPFINSAIKGGLIAGNAGQIGIQLLAIVIIGAYSFILTLVIAKVIDMTIGLRVEDDHEIQGLDLNQHEESGYRLS
- a CDS encoding glutamate synthase-related protein, whose protein sequence is MPFKIERNQELCKRNFDRPGCCWYLCDNRDEKLCQNCYSCYNNCPHDVYEIVNDEPFPLHHENCVGCRICEEMCPNQAIEVNAVPEDRRNVWSLTDLVEINRKSTEGSYKVRGCGATRVIPTFDDLVIVPAQVSRPPIDKYREPCNTRVVLGSRYAENPLVIDTPIMIAAMSFGALSKEAKIALAMGSTLAGTATNTGEGGMLPEERKYAKKLIAQYASGRFGVSADYLNNSDAVEIKIGQGAKSGMGGHLLGEKVTAEVSKIRMIPEGTDALSPARHMDIVGPEDLSMKISQLREITDWKVPIMVKFTSGRVSDDVKIAAKAGADAIVVDGMQGGTGAGPDVVTEHSGVPTIAAIVEADEALKHINLREEVSLIAAGGIRNGADVAKALALGADACYIATSALVSIGCRVCQMCYAGTCRKGIATQNPQLRRRLDYMEGGKRVARYIEAMTEEAVMLTQQAGNTDLLKLEKDDLRALTVESSAMTGVKMAGLEAPIRS
- a CDS encoding P-II family nitrogen regulator, coding for MKKIITIIRPDKLEDVKQALEEIGCHGLTVKEVKGRGIQLGITESYRGTDYKVDLLPKTQLEIVAKTEDVDGIVDTIVKSAQTGCIGDGKIFISPVEEVIRIRTGERGDKAI
- a CDS encoding glutamine amidotransferase family protein gives rise to the protein MCGIAGVVFKDKNLHPVGKFMTRMLDALQHRGPDSAGFALYGGLGLREHEYLLNIEVKEKAGLLDEVKTTVNTAFPIESEEIIPSVENYIIYRCKVNLESFSQLKPLIMDVDKIDDVIVLNGAHSFEMIKDVGLVKDIAARYNTEDKMGTHAIGHTRFSTESIVDRYHAHPFQSYIIPDITVVHNGQITNYWKIRDPLERKGHIFETNNDTECIVHYIADKLSQDYSLEEALEQSVKDMDGPFSYIVGTPNGVGIAKDQLGLRPGVMAENDEVFAIASEEVALREVMDTSDIEQISPGETRAYTI
- a CDS encoding tributyrin esterase gives rise to the protein MQEFRINAQQKSSRELNRAIKKAAPENDRIIIENPNAMHYIAAGLTESVDLLIDGSAGYFVGTMIHGARVHINGNAGWFPADNMTEGEVIIDGSAGDGVGQGIYGGTVVVRKSVGARTGEIMKNGTIIIGGNSGFMSGLFMMGGRIIVLGDISDDAGESIIRGTIYVGGNIKSLGKNAKVEELEGEEREELRELLEEYDFHLDEEKYQNFRKIVPRSARPFYGQESEEGK
- a CDS encoding DUF2193 domain-containing protein, giving the protein MVELYEKMVQEAMMAQKADVETIKNKRGTKFHIKDTKAYLDVVQKMEATAEQSESVINLHVNSVKAHYDILNSLTDTIRPEDDPFVEHYQTPVVLEILRDEDPEFEVSLNKFIDAIKKSEALIGKEVVRRYGGFYGPTCVVDFALMPGSTSNTINRIVKTVDIPLKHKQAILSAKSWGMNTSYGVGEVFANEIEGGTTVAQAVEKEIAEIQNIYQNPVEAQAELMDNAGHTSFDVRKYMAQYREKMEDTVIAAMNDDVHYGNILTVPAYCVGDISHHIAQSTFNMCKDDVTMAIIEATTNVMDATLKQALPDFKSEYEVLSLATGSSACAVEYILELDGFNAPTVVDLLTKRFHNYVQLYPTRGAAAELHNSDFMDMIYRGWGHLDQARKVRNGSAGALIPTVAGFKVDLEPVHQNEVIMNPQRYTYPACAITVRFSSLMRLADYPCLLTSEPVTATLMTNIIALHKESPASPARTCKNCASASLVDFRHNHCQWKEAV